The genomic region CTTTATTCTATccttctccaaccctctccaacctccaaattagaGTTTGTGAACAAAATTTATACAATTTGCATCATATTCAACTACCCAACTAACCTACAACTACCCATAAACAACTTTTAACAaacttttaaaaagttgtcatcaaGTTGAAAAAGTTTTCATGAtaattttttacaacttttgagcaacttttacaatttttatcCAAATGATtcaaaacttgacataatgatccaaaatGATCATGAATGATCACAAATGACCTTACAAACGTAAAcagcacaaaacaaagaaaaaatataaacttttcctcTTATAGGCATATTAGATCCTAAGGGTGCTCTTGCAACAACCTCTTGCAATCCACTTCTTCAACAGACTTGAGGAGATTATTGATGGGATTAACAAGCAAATGTTATATTGAAGTGGAAATGCGCAAGTTAAGGATTGGGCGAGAGAGACTTAAAAGTAAACTCAAACTTAATTGTAACCATAGCAGCGACGTTCATTGTGGAGAGTCGTAGAGTCAAAAGAACACAACGGAAAACAGAACGGGAATTAGAGAGCTCAGATCAGCATTCTAACGTCAACGCTTAGAGTGTGCTGGTTAAGCCCAGCCGGTGACAAGAGCCCACAGTCTCGCACAAGATGGGGATGACTGCAAGAGCCCACGAAAGCCACATTGTATTTATCCAAAGTTGGTAGGATGTCGATTTTGTTTGGACTAGTTAGAGAAGTATACGAAATCTCTTTTGTGATTTGGAAATGAAAGGAATGGGAAAGATAAATGCAAGCATGTCCAGTTAAGCTACAGTATCAGTCGCCAGACAGTAACGTATAAAAGTTGATAAATTGGGGCGTATGAAAGCAAAGAAGAGGCTGCGTAGCAAAGCTAAGAAGACCATTTTCAAATCtagaaaaaactattttaaaatggTGAAATTGTCGTCTTAATTAGAATTACAATGAAATTGAAAGCGAAGTTTACAGAATATATGATTTCATTGTTTTGATTGGGTACTAGAAGTAAACGTTCTCCCGTGTATGTTGAACCCTGATAATGACGCCCATGAAACGGATCttaccaaggcaacaacactagtGCTGGTGGCAACTATAAATACAGTAAAGTGGTATCATTCAAACAGCCCACAGCTGAATCTAtccaagagaagagaagagaagaaaaaattgCAGAGTATACGTTTTGCAAACCATAAAGTGAGGTGAGCTGAAGTTAGAATTAGATGGTCACAAGTAATTTGAATAGAAAGGTCAGCTGATATGTTTGTGTTGGGTTTTGCAGGGAAGATGAGGATGATGTTACTAGCGTTTGGATTGATACTGAGCATGTCCATAGCGGAATGCGCTAGGAATAGTGATGTTGCAGGAATCTTGGCATCATGTAATCCAACCGGATATTTGAATGGCAACTCCCACAACTGCAATCGCGAGCACGGCTCAGACTGCTGCAAGTCAGGGGAGCGATACCCACAATACAAATGCTCGCCCCCAGTGACAGGCAATACTCACGCCATTCTCACTCTGAATGGGTTTGAGAAGGGCGAAGACGGAGGAGGGCCTTCGGAGTGCGACGGGGACTACCACAATGACAACGATCTGGTGGTTGCTCTTTCCACAGGTTGGTACGCCGGTGGCAGCCGCTGTCACGACTTCATACTAATCACCAATCAAGACAATGGTCGAACTGCACGGGCCAGGGTGGTGGATGAGTGCGACTCAGTCTCTGGGTGCGACGAGGATCACGACTTCCAACCCCCTTGTCCTAACAATATCGTGGATGCCTCTCTAGGCGTATGGAAAGCCTTGGGAGTTGAAAATTATGATGATGTTGGCGAGATGAGCATCACATGGTCTGAAACTTAACCTCTTTCGAGCCCTCGTCTGTCTCTTCGTCAAATACATTGTGTCAACCATTACTCCTGCAACCTTATTTCTCACTCCATAATAATATACTCATATCCATTGTATAATGTGCTCTTCATTGTAATCTTTTGATTTAACTCGATTTTGGTTCCCATTTCCAAATGTTGACAAATGACATGTTTTCTAATACagaattttaaatattttagaaaTTAGTTTGTCAATATAATGAATtatcaattcaaatttaaaatacaatgAGATGGGATTTAGTTTTAAAGAAGATTTTATATATTCTATTGATCATAGAGAATGtcgatattaattaaattaaattaaattgttaaGAATACAACATTATATCATTTAGAATCATTCAAAACATAATTATCGGGTTATATTTATATTCATTTAAAGAACATTTTCTATAAACCTTTATATCTATATATGGATAACAAGAGGAGGAATGAGAACACCTAGAATTCTTAAAAGAGACTCATTAAAATCTCTAGGATAATTGAACAAACTTGGATATCTAATTAAGTTTGTGTGTTTCTAATTTTCTATATGTGATCATAGAACCATAATTTTACTTGTATTTTTTTTGTCTAAATTGAGTCTAGCACTCCTAGTATCAAAATGTTAATCAATAAAATCATATAGGAAACTACTAAAAGAAGAATGAAAAGTGTCCCCAATATTTCAAGGTTACTTGACCTCAATTGTGCAAGATAGTTTAATGGTAAATACAATATTATTTTATTCAAGAAGTTTGGTTAGGATTCAATAAGAATTAGTTATATTAAGGTGCTGATAATATCAATTTAATGGGTTTATTATATCTTATCATTTAATCTATTTCTCATATTTTATGAAGATAAAAAATATCTATAAGAAAGTAATACAAAATTTTAAGAACAGTGGGAAAGTATAGTGATAAtaagatttaatttatttataaaattataaataaaataagttaCAAAATTATGTATTCTagattaaattcttttttttttgttaatgaaGAAAACTAATATTATGAATATCTCCTTTTTACTTCATCTTCATATCATTTTTTatctttatatataatttttttatgctaAACCTTATGTGCATGCCTACCCACATATTTGTCTTTCCCCACATAAAATTTTATCCAATTTCACTTTTTATTCCAATCCACTTACACATATGCTAATCATATCCATTCATATGCATACTTATACACTTATATTAAACAAAAAAAGTATGCATTTTATGACAAATTACACTTATTTTGAACAATGCACCTATGTATATCTTTACATACTTGGTTTctaaatttaatcatttttttgaaataatttttttataaaaaataaaataaaaataaaaagagactAAAAATCCATACACTGCTCCCTACTCAAAACTCTATGTTTGGGTAATTGATTGATATAAAAGAGAAATATCATCTTATTGATAAAGTAAACTCTAGTTTGATAAATATTAGCATCCTTATGGTAGCTATATGTGGACTTGTGGGCATATTAATGATAAAGTCAATAGGTAGCATAAAAGGAAAAAACTTCACATCATTCATATGATGACATGCAATCTATATAAAGATCCAAGAATGTAGTACTAAATAGAAAATATGAGAAGTATTAATATTCACTAAGAAGAAATCCAACTATGAACTTATCATACCATATGTTAGAAAAATGAGAAATTTAGAGAAACATATTCAAATAAATTAGGGTTATCTAAAGTTAAGCTCAAAACCATGGTGAAGGTTCTAACCTTTGTAGTGATCAAAGTCGGTGCCTTAATTTTTGGGCAAAATATGGATAAAGCCCATTTCTTGATAGCTCTTACATATGAGAAAGAGAAACATTTATTAAAGGACCTTAAAGAAAATAATTAAGGTTGTAGAATTTTTTGTAGGAAACATTAATCATTGTTGCTCCTACCAagggaattagaagaataatataACAGATCATTAGGGAAAATATCTCTTGATTTGTTAACTTATATACATATCTAATATAATGGATTTCATTGTTGCACAAATAGCCACAAATAGAACATCTAAGTGTAAGGGGGAGAATGTAGCTTTATGTGTGACAAAAGGTTTAAAGAACTTGCTTCATATTAATAATCAAGGTAAACCAAAGACATTTGACATTAGTATCTTAAACACTTCAGTTTATAGAAATAGATAATGAAAACAAATGAAAGAGTTCAACATTCTCTAATAATGGAGAAGGCATTGAGAGACAAGGTAAAATTCTTCATGTTATTATTCCTAGATGAAAAATCACATAGAAAAGAAATAGACAGATAGTTATGCTAACTACATAACCACTACCAATGCGAACTCTGAAAGCCACCATAAATATTGTCTAAAAATATTAGCAATGTAATAGAAGATACACTAAAATTATCCCCTTATTAAATTCTTCCTACGAATGTCCCCCTAAATCTTAAAACTCATGTATCAAGGGAACCCCCCTTAAGGCTTATACAAAAAAACTTGTTGATCATATAAAAATAGAATATTTAGAAGTTATTtttttgaagataaaatcattaatTAGGAGGAACTCACTCAAAAtgtcttgtgacccttgcaaagggtgtagcatcaagttcaaatgttgagcTCTCAGTTTCAAATTCTCAAATCATAGACCCCAAATTGTTCAATAATCCATACTAGGTTGCACACACCCATAGCTCCATCAAGTCATCTATTGACCCTAATAAAGATTAATTATTTATCATACTCTAGTGAACTTTCTAAGAAATAATCCATATTGAATTCAacacaaaatcctttgaagaatATGAAGGTATAAATATCAAACATGATTGCTTTTATGAATATATTGTCGATCAATACCAATTAATTGAATCAATTTTGTATATTCGTGAATTATATAATTTAAAGTGGTGAAGATATAATTCATGTGTGTTAAAGGGGTCATTATAGGATGGCTTAAGGGAAGTTTAACATGATTAGATAAATAAAATCTTAAGGGTTCATGTGATTGAGAATGTCTTGAGGGTTCCTAGTTCATACAATGTTAAGTATGACTTGATGGGTTACATTGTTCATCTAGAGGTCCTAATCCAAAATGTCAAGTATACATTGTTCATCTAGAGGTCCTAATCCAAAATGTCAAGTATACATTGTTCAAGTATGTTAAGTATGAAAGAGCTTAAGGGGTCATCTGATCAAATTTATATGTCGCCCTTAGGCGATCTACAATAGAATCTATGTTGTCCGTAAACAAAAactctttttaaaataaatttgatcGTCTCTGTCTATTTAGAGAATCATCATGATAATAAAAAGTAGAATCAGCTTAAATGCAATTTAACGGACTATTAAAAATACCCAATGCATGTGTAGGTATTTAAAACTTTTTGTAACTGACGTGAGTGAACTCTCCAATACATTTTAAATCTACATGATTCGCTGAAGGAGATTGAGGGCAATataaagtttccattttttttgttctttctGATAGTTTCTATTCAACTATTTTCTCAACCTGGCCATTCAGAGTAGCTATGCATCAGAGTTTTCTTTGTTGAAGGTTCTGGATTGAAGATTATCACAGAAGCTCAAACACCATTTTGGTACATATTGCTTTTCATTTTTCGTATAATAGGGCACAAAAACATCTATTTTGATGAGATCCAAGTGAGtctatgttagctttttgtgcACTAAATGGGAACCGGGTTTAGTTTGATAGAACAAATATGTGGATTAATATATTTATAGAAGACTATCCCTGCAAATTTTTTGTTAGTGATCTTTTCAATAGATTCTTGCCATCATTTGCTTTCCTTTCTGTGCAATCTGATGGGATGCAAAAATTTAATGTATGATTGGATCGATGTGCAGGCAAAAGAAAAATGGAAAGGGAGGAGGAGCGTGCAAATGGAGCTGAAATAGGGACAAGAAGCTCTAAGGAAAGCTACGAGCTTTTAatgattttatctttgtttttctacGAATCTCAAATGTCCTTTGATTTCTTACACCATATCGACTTTCTTTTTTTTACTTGGTTCTTTTATTTACTGTTATGTCATTTCCATCACTTTTAAGAACTTCATAAATCCACTTTTTACTTTTGACTGTCATTTTTTTATGTTACTTCTCATTTCAATTTGATGAGGTTTCATTCCTTATTCAATGGAGAATGCTCTAATTTTCTCTAATTTTCCCTAACCAGACATTTTTGACAAAAGAATCCTTgttttaaaaaatttctttgtaTATTTTGGCAAGTATAAGATTCAGAGTGGCACCCATTATCCATATGAGATTGTGTGGCAGTAACGTGTATTTACAAGACAAGAAAATGAGAAGTCAAGACCCTTCTCTTTCAGCTTCTCTCACTGTAATTGAACCTTTTACTTAGAATGTGGTGTATTCAAGAATGAAACAGAAAGACCTAAG from Cryptomeria japonica chromosome 3, Sugi_1.0, whole genome shotgun sequence harbors:
- the LOC131076013 gene encoding kiwellin-1-like, which produces MLNPDNDAHETDLTKATTLVLVATINTVKWYHSNSPQLNLSKRREEKKKLQRKMRMMLLAFGLILSMSIAECARNSDVAGILASCNPTGYLNGNSHNCNREHGSDCCKSGERYPQYKCSPPVTGNTHAILTLNGFEKGEDGGGPSECDGDYHNDNDLVVALSTGWYAGGSRCHDFILITNQDNGRTARARVVDECDSVSGCDEDHDFQPPCPNNIVDASLGVWKALGVENYDDVGEMSITWSET